CTGCAGTCCTCTGTCACCAAACAGGTGGGAGACCAGTGCAACACGATTTGTGCATGCCAACCTTACTATCAGAGATCACAGCTGATCATTTCTGTCAGTTAGTTTAAGGTGATCCTAGTTAGGGTGGTCCTAGTTAGGGTGGTCCTAGTTAGGGTGGTCTTAGTTAGGGTGGTCCTAATTAGGGTGGTCTTAGTTAGGGTGGTCCTAGTTAGGGTGGTCCTAGTTAGGGTGGTCCTAGTTAGGGTGGTCCTAGTTAGTGCTGCATTTGTATCCCACTCAAAGAAATGTTAGTGTGTAAAGCTACACTTATGTTTGTATTACTAAAGGTCTATAATTGGCCATAATTAAGACATTCTAGACTTGTCTTGCTTCATATGCTAGTCACCAAGTAGGAGTTATCAGCACTATCATAAGTTGCTACTTTCTGCTAAAGTTAACAAATTAGTTGACGCGTTTAGTTATTCCTCGATTTCTCTAACTTGCGACTAGTATAATATGCCTTGTGTCTGCAGGATGAGAAGCTATTACAAAAGAATATTCAGCACATGACATCAGGGCCAAGCATGTTGATTGCCCTACAGAGGGAAAATGCCATTAAGAAACTTGAGGATATGCTTGGACCTGATGACCCTGCGGAGGCCAAGGCTGTCAGTCCTTTCTGTCTCAGAGGATTTTATGGCACTGATCTCCCCAACAATGGTCTCTATTGTAAGTATTGCTTTACCAATAACCTTTGCTTCTACCATTAGTTATTATTGGCTTGAGGGGGAGATGTCAAAGACATTTATCCCGAGAAAGCCATGAATGTTTACAGAAGGCtcaaaagtaaataaataaatcacgctgTCAAAAGCTAAACATTCAAACATTCAAAATAGGATGACAGTTGTAAGACAAAAAACAATACCTTAGTCTGGGCTCCTCTGAAGGCGGCAAATAATCCTTTAGTCTACACTCTCGTTGAATAAAATTGAACCTTTCAGCCATGGTTCTTGTTAGATAAAATGAATCCCTTAACCTATGCTCTTGTTAGATTAAATTAAAACCCTTAGCCTGGGCTCTTCTAAATAAAtccaaaatataaaagtttttctttatTTTGGAAATGAATTGATTAGAATTGAAGCAATTGCATAACAGACAAcagaaacaaacaataaaaggTAAAACGATGAGTTCTTTTAAACCCATCAGTAGTTTTACTGCAAGAGGTGGAGTTATTCCTGGCTTTAATGCTGCAAGGGGTTGTCTGTTCACAAGTATTAGATTAGACAAATCTAATGGACTCAAATGGGCACTGTAAACAACACAGACGCCCCTGTTCCAGTAATATGTGTCTGTTGTGAGCGGCTGATACACGCTGATGTCCGAGTATAACTGTTATCTATCCAGATGGTGACGCTTATATTTGAGTGCAGTTGTGTATATCTAAATGCAGATGTGTTTATCTAGGTGTAAATGTGTTTATCTCAGTGTAGATGTGTATATTTAGGTGTAGGTGTGTATATTTAGGTGTAGAATTGTACACCTTAGTGTAGATGTGGAAATCTAAGTGTAAATGTGTATATCTATGTGTAAATGTGTAAATTTAAGTTTAGATGCATATATCTCAGTGTAGATGCGTATATTTAGGTGTAGGTGTGTATATTTAGGTGCAGATGTGTATATTTAGGTGTAGATGTGTATATTTAGGTGTAAATGTGTATATTTAGGTGTAGGTGTGTATATTTAGGTGCAGATATGTATATTTAGGTGCAGATATGTATATTTAGGTGTAGATGTGTATATTTCAGTGTAAATGTGTATATTTAGGTGCAGATATGTATATTTAGGTGTAGATGTGTATATTTAGGTGTAGGTGTGTATATTTAGGTGCAGGTGTGTATATTTAGGTGCAGATGTGTATATTTAGGTGCAGATGTGTATATTTAGGTGCAGATATGTATATTTAGGTGCAGGTGTGTATATTTAGGTGCAGATGTGTATATTTAGGTGCAGATGTGTATATTTAGGTGTAGATGTGTATATTTAGGTGTAGATGTGTATATTTAGGTGCAGATGTGTATATTTAGGTGCAGATATGTATACTTAGGTGTAGGTGTGTATATTTAGGTGCAGATGTGTATATTTAGGTGCAGATGTGTATATTTAAGTGTAGATGTGTATATTTAGGTGTAGATGTGTATATTTAGGTGCAGATGTGTATATTTAGGTGTAGATGTGTATATTTAGGTGTAGATGTGTATATTTAGGTGCAGATATGTATATTTAGGTGTAGGTGTGTATATTTAGGTGCAGATGTGTATATTTAGGTGCAGATGTGTATATTTAGGTGTAGATGTGTATATTTAGGTGTAGATGTGTATATTTAGGTGCAGATGTGTATATTTAGGTGCAGATGTGTATATTTAGGTGCAGATGTGTATATTTCAGTGTAAATGTGTATATTTAGGTGCAGATATGTATATTTAGGTGTAGATGTGTATATTTAGGTGTAGGTGTGTATATTTAGGTGCAGGTGTGTATATTTAGGTGCAGATGTGTATATTTAGGTGCAGATGTGTATATTTAGGTGCAGATGTGTATATTTAGGTGCAGATATGTATATTTAGGGGTAGATGTGTATATTTAGGTGCAGATGTGTATATTTAGGTGCAGATGTGTATATTTAGGTGTAGGTGTGTATATTTAGGTGCAGATATGTATATTTAGGGGTAGATGTGTATATTTAGGTGCAGATGTGTATATTTAGGTGCAGATGCGTATATTTAGGTGCAGGTGTGTATATTTAGGTGCAGATGTGTATATTTAGGTGTAAATGTGTATATTTAGGTGTAAATGTATAAATCTAAGTATATATTTTCCATGTTTTCAGCAGATGTTCTTAAGTTaccatacatatattatatctgTTGAACATGTTGCTGCAGGCAGTACAAGCTACCATCGAGCAGTCTCAGACATCAAGCAGTTTTTCCCAGAAGGCCTTTGCTGCCCTAACACAGCTGATTTGCAAGCTGAAGACATCGCTGCTCCTGGCGTAGACCATATAATTTCTGCCACGAGTCGGCGAGCCAAGGGCCGCTCTGCAATGGACCCTGGTAGGTGCTTTCTATAGCTTTCATCTGTATGCTTGTACTTCAATTCACAAGAAGGCAACTTTTGGGACGTCACATCATACATATCGCATGTCTTTTTCTCTTCATTTGACATTATCTTCCTTTTTAAAAATGCGAACCCATCTGAGAGGTGACCTGCAGAATCATAGCTGAAGATAACCGTATGTGACGTATGCTCAGTGTTTACATGGCTGTGAGTGGATTAGCCCATTTAAAAAAGATTATAGTTTAATCACTCACCTAAATCAGGGTTTGGGTATCTTGTTTTATATATCATTCCAAACTGTTGTCTTTGTTTTATATAGCATTCTAAGCTGTTGTCCTTGTTTTATATAGCATTCCAAGCTGTTGTCCTTGTTTTATATATCATTCCAAACTATTGTCTTTGTTTTATATAGCATTCTAAGCTGTTGTCCTTGTTTTATATAGCATTCCAAGCTGTTGTCCTTGCTTTATATAACATTCCAAGCTGTTGtctttgttatatataacattccAAGCTGTTGTCCCTGTTTgccatttatattttattgctatgGTTCGGCATCTTTCCACGCGTACCACACTTGTTCAGGttgttaaattatttaatttcaaGCTGTATTATACTATCGAGTTTTTAGCTTTTGACTGAGTTTTAGTTCTCCATTTAAATGAGtgtatattttataattgtctaatttaaatattttagtgcttgattgaagcaatgatatacagcaacATATAATgtaggggctgtatatcattggttgaagcaatgatatacagcaacATATAATgtaggggctgtatatcattgattgaagcaatgatatacagcaacATATAATgtaggggctgtatatcattggttgaagCAATGGTATACAGCAACATATAATgtaggggctgtatatcattggttgaagcaatgatatacagcaacATATAATgtaggggctgtatatcattggttgaagCCAAAACTTTTTACACTAAAAAGTGTGATTTTTGACTCAAAAGCAAATCTTGGAAACAGGAAACAGTATGTCGACATGACAAAGCATACCGAATGTTAAACTGTGTCTGTTTCAGGACTTTATAACTTGAACAGATTGAATGAAGTGAACTGTTTAGTTCTCTTACCTCCTCTTGTTCGACTTGAAGCAAAGTCCTCTAAATTCACAGACATCGTACAATGCCTGCAAACAGCTGAGTGAGTCTATATTAAGAAGGCGCTTTTATCTCCAAGTCTAACCTTGACTTTTTCTAGTCTGTAAACATTGTTTTGCAAGCAAAGCCTTAGCACCTAAACTCATTGAAGCTGAATCGGGTAATGTAAATCATAATGTTACATATCTTGAAGCGGTTCAAACTCGCTGTCTAGTTTGCCTCTGTTTCATTTGATCCAATTCGTTGAAGTTCCTGTCAGGCTGCTGACTGGAATACTGGTAAACATACAACTCTCACCTCATCCGTTGATAATTTGACAAACATTGTTGGCACCACTCATTTGAGTCTCatagtataaaaataatattttcattgaATACTTAAGGTAAATCTCTTTGTACGGTGTAAAATTCACTGATCATGTGGTTTGTCTGAGATATACTTCATTTTCAACCATGAATCTCTCGAATTTGTTTAGAATTTACTGCAAACAGCAGAAAGACCTTTTTGATAACACTACCTGACAACGCAAACACCGTGTCACGCTAATATCTATTGTTGTAGTATACTTCCCGGTAGAGTAACTCAAGTGATCTTACTAAGTTTATGTATTTAACTTTGGCAGGTGTGAGAGTAGTGCAGGCAGGTGTGAGAGTAGTGCAGGCAGGTGTGAGAGTAGTGCAGGCAGGTGTGAGAGTAGTGCAGGCAGGTGTGAGAGTAGTGCAGGCAGGTGTGAGAGTAGTGCAGGCAGGTGTGAGAGTAGTGCAGGCAGGTGTGAGAGTAGTGCAGGCAGGTGTGAGAGTAGTGCAGGCAGGTGTGAGAGTAGTGCAGGCAGGTGTGAGAGTAGAGCAGACAGGTGGCAGGTGTGTGAGTAGTGCAGGCAGGTGGCAGGTTTGAGAGTAGTGCAGGCAGGTGTGAGAGTAGTGCAGGCAGGTGGCAGGTGTGAGAGTAGTGCATGGTCTATGCATAGTAATGACAACCATTCAATAGCATTACCTTGCGCACTTGCTCGGAGGTTGAGATATTGTTTACTCAAACCCAAAGATGTTTGAAACttgttttaaatcatttttaaataatgCAAATAGCAACTAAATCAAGGCATGCCAAGCCATTGCTGCAGGCAATTCAAATCGCATTGTATTACATTTTCAGAGTCCAAGTAatctaaataaaaaactatatgaATCATGTTTGTTTAGAGGCTACATGCATATCTAACTACACCATTCATGGAGTAGATCTAACTACATCTACCATAAAGTGATCCAAGTTCAGCATAAACAGTTATAACTGGGTCATCATCTGTGTTGAAACTTGTGTTCCTGTGTCGATACTTGTGTAACGGTGTCAATACATTTTACTTTTTGCAGAGCGTTGATTGCTGGGGCTCGGATGGTCTGGCTTACGGAGGAGCAAGCACAGCAGTATCTGCATCTTGTAAAAGCTGGCAGCTTTGCACAGGTGCCTGTGCTCACATCGGCACCCATCATTGTACTTGCTGTACAGTGTCACAATGCCATTATTTCTTATAACTACATGATGGAAGAGTGAGTATAAGTCATAGGACAACTAGGCAGAAACAAGTCATAGTTATGTCGACGTTTTGTGCTGAAATATGGAGTTGCTTTCTCCTTCTTTACTCCCAGAGCCTACCAAAATGTATGATGTTGTTTATAATAGGGGGATGAGGAAAATAAACAAGGAAATAGCAGACTACAAGCGATTCATAATGAGCGCAAAGGATGCTAGTATGGTAGGTTGTCTTTCCATGGCTGGTATTCCCAGCCTCTTTAATAATTTAGACACTAGttggtaattttacaacaacCCTTGCAACATCTTTTATTCCTTACTCAGCCTCCAAACAGGCTTCATCTGTCTGACAATCCATATAATTTAAGGTCAACCTAGAACTGTATTTACTTCTCCGTAAAAAACTTGCTATTTTGAATTCTAGCACTAATGTTATAGGGTATAGAACATTGTGCTATAGCACACAGGCAAACATTAGAGCATACAGGCAAACATTAGAGCAAAAATTCAAAATTGCAAGTTTATTGCCTGTTTGCTATGGCTGTCTGTCTGATACTCATCTCCATATGCCTGCTTGCTTTAGAATTTTATCGAATGACTTTTTCTTGGAGATAATTTATCGCAATTTATTGTTTGCTGTAGGCGAAACGAATGTGTGCATTCTTCTTCGACCACCTGATCGGAGACGACTGCAAGCTGGAAATCATTTCTAAAGGTAAAGGGAGTACAGAGGTAAAGGAAGCTGCTGGAACATGAACACGTGTTACAAGGCAGTGTAAAGGTTACTTTGTGCAGCTAAGCTATAATGAAGGCTTACGTACGCAGAAAGTTCCAGAATGAGTCGCTATTGGTTCACTCAGCTGTTGCTTCTGTTAACATTTTGCTCAAGTGATAGGATCTCATATTGACAGTTCCGTGTGTGGGATGACACTGATGTATTCTCTATGTGCTTATTATCTCTCTTCCCCATATGATAGTATTTTAGTTTAAAGCTAATGGACTGCTGTCCAAGCCAAGTTTTATGTATGCATGACTCATTCTGTGTTTAtagtgaaatatttttgtactGAAATACAACGAAGTTTTATGATACGCGCAGGAAACTGGTTTCACTTTCTGAGACATCACTAggacatgtatttaataaatattctaCAAAAGATAACTTTgcctaatataaaaatataaaactatttctaaTGACTCTTAGCGGACAGAATACGCTTGACCTGGTTGTCAAAGACGGGTCGTACGGTGTTAGCGGTGAGTGACATTCGTCGTTGCGAATAATATGACTTATGTGGGGCAACAGAATCGCGTCCCTTTCTTGTTTTAGCGCTCTTTAACCTAGAAGGTGAAGTTTGTGGTCGATTGTGAATCTTCTCGTCATAAGGGATTTGATTGACATCTAGCTGTTGGGTAGAACCCCGCAGGTCCAGCACCTGTCTATGTGACTTCTTTGCATGAGCGTAAGTGCTGTGACTAGACTTTGGCCGGCCCATCTGGGTATGCTGTTGGTTGATTTTTTTGGCTGGGTTGGACGGTTTGGAACAAGAACTGCAAGACTTTGGCCGAGGTAGTCTGTATTTAGTCTCAGTCAATGATTCCTCTGGCAGACGGGTATGCAGTGAGTATGAAACAGGCACGCAGATGCCGTTACACGACTTTTTATTGCAGGTGCTGCATGGCATTGACTTCTCTGGACAGTCTCCCACGCAGATGACTTGTGTGCACTCCTGAGCACACTTTGAAGAAGAACGTGTAGACTTGGCACTCTGTGCTCGTAACTTTGAAAGAGCGCTGGAGGCGCTGCGTTGTCGAATATATTGCTTCGTTTTTGAGAATCTGGAATCTTCCACCTTCTCCGTCGCGAGTTGAAGTTTTTCCAGCTCAAAGCATCTCATCATTATTTTGGCCTCTATTTTGTCTACCTTTGGTTTCATCTATAAATGAAAACACAGATGATGGAGGGCCTTAAAGGAGTGCACACGCGTGCATAAAGTATGAGTAGAAATAGTCTTACCTCCAGAGAAGCCTCCCTTTCAGCAAGTGCCCTTAGATCCAGAGACATCAGTGCCGGAGAAAAAACATTGCTGAACTCATATTTTGGCTGTCGAATGTAACTGGCATCAAAATCGTACCTGTGTCTGTCCCTCTTCCCCTCCACAATGGCGCGTGAGTCGAGCCTCTCTGGTCTCATGTGCCACTCCATCTACAAAGACAACACCAAGTTGACGCAAGCCAAACCACGCTGCATCATAATCTGACAACTTATCTGACAACTGATCATCTTGTATTTATATAACATGCCTGCAATAAACGCTGTGACAAaaaccattttgtggacacccTTGTCAGAGCTAGACTTTGAGTTTCTTACAGCTCAAACAAGTGTTACAGTTGCAAGTGTTTGAGCTCTCTACTAAGTGTGGACCAAGTTCCCATCAAAGTCATTAAATGACGAAAACAAGTAAAGGTTTGTGGCTTTTTGATTGGCAGTTACCAAGTTTGTCCTTAGCCTGTGCTCTAACTCTActatttcaaataagttttttggGACTTCATCCTCTATTTTTAAAGATTAGTTCAGACCCTCCAGCCAGAGGAAGCTCGTTTTGAGCCGTGCTGGTGTCTTTCACTTACGCCTGGAACATTAATCTTTCGGGGGTTCAGAGGTGTGTTTGGTTCTGGAATTGTCTCATCGTCCGACCTGTCGTCATCTTCTAATGATTGCCTTCCTTCATCCAGAAGCTCTGGTGCGATATCTGCAGCCTATAAAACAATGACGACTTGTAGTGAGAAAGCCTAAATGCTGCAGACATTTGGTTTCACCCGCAAGACTCCCTGACATTTTGCCAGATCACCATAGCTGTCAGTCATAGCCAAACTTCATGTATAGTCAAAACGAAAGAGAAAATTAGAAGTTATCTGTCTACAGCTACCATTCCGATGCCAAGTGTGCTTGCTAGCAGGTCGTCACAAATTCAAGCCTCAGGTAAGATATCTAGAAGACAGACCATAATACATTCGGGACAATCAAACCGACAAAAGTACTCTCAAAATTATATTAATGAAAACTTCAGTCTTTGCAGAACATTCTCACAATTGCATGAGAAAGAACATTCAGAATATGATAACACTTGACTTCTGAAACCACAAAAAAACATGCTCACTCTATTTCTTCTTTGGACTGAACCATGGGAGTCGCTTACACCATAGGTGTCGCTTACACGCAGGGAGTCGCTTACACCGTGGGAGTCACTTTCACCATGGGAGCCGCTTACACCATGGAAGTCGCTTACACCGTGGGAGTCGCTTACACCATGGGAGTCGCTTACATCGTGGGAGTCACTTACACCATGGGAGTCACTTACACTATGGAAGTCATTTACACTATGGGAGTCGCTTACACCCAGGGAGTCGCTTACACCATGGGAGTCACTTACACCATGGGAGTCACTTACACCCAGGGAGTCACTTACACCATGGAAGTCACTTACACCGTGGGAGTCACTTACACCATGGGAGTCATTTACAATACGAGTAACAGCGCAATGATAGGCCTACATACCAATCTTACACAGCTCttttaataaaacaacaaatgaacaaataaaacaacaattatTTAATTACCTATATTTCCTTCCATAAACAGTGCCTCACACATAGTAACATTGATGAAAAATAGTATTATACACATGAACAGGAATATTCTAGTAAGGCAGTGAGTGATCCCTCACTTTTCACAGTCAATCGAGACCCGCTCCTCCAGCGATAAGTGAAACTCCATAAAATAAAAGCTACATTTTAAAGTCacttgtttattaatttttagtattttcCTTCTTTTCTTAAGTTCACTAGACAATTTTGAGGGTTATGGGTGTCTAAGAAGTGACAAAGACCTAACAGGAAAACAACAAACTGCAACAGCTGCTATGACAATGATGCTCATGGAGGGATCGCACTGACCCAGAGTATGagacatttatatattttatttttctactttatatttttattcattttctcaaactaaaaatttttaatgaacattttttaaacCCAGGAACTATTGAAACAGTAAAAGGAGAGCCGTAAAGTAGCGAGGAATTACAGTAGTATTATTGCTACTGTCCATCCTGTTACCAATCTTATCAATTCCTGTTACTGCTCGACTCATCTGAAGTTCAAATGTCAGGACACTTCACTGACTAGTAACACTGACTTAATCTTGTGATGACAAATACTGAGTGAAACAAGATGGTTGGTTAGTGAATACCTGACTAGCCCTTTGATCGTCTGGCTCGGACTCGCTGAGTGATTCAGCCACATCCTCACTGTCCAGACTAGCGACTCCACTCGTGCTACTTTCTGACTTGCCATGCTTGTCATCAGCGCTGCCCCCTGTGGTGAACTCCACTTTTCGCTCACCTGCGAAGCGTTGATTCATTTTTACCAAAGGATATAAATTAAAACACGCCATTTCTTTTCTTAGCAAATGTTGGCAAAAATCCTGGCTTTTTATGCAACTAGATAAACTATCCATGTACATTGTTGTAGAACTCACGGTACAAGTTCCCTATtcaacataccgtaaaacctctaattgaacgccgcctctaattgaatgccacctctatttgattgccactataagagaagggttaatatagagcgccatggcgttcaattagacattttatggtatataaacTTTGAAGATTAAATTAGGGTCTGACTCTAGTATTTACCAGTGTATTTAGCTGGTAGATACAGCAATAGAAACCCCTAAACACAGAGATAAGAGCACGCCAGACATAAACAGTGATAGCGAAACTAGTCACCATTATctctgtaaataataaatataaagctGTTGTTAAATGACAAATATTTGTATGTACTTAAATAATACatgacaaaagaaaaaaaaggatGTATCATGTAAATAAATCCAAATTTCAGCTGATATGACAGACAAAATATTTGTCTCAAATCATGGCTTGTAAATAAACAACACCTACATTGAATCAGTTTGACAGaagatctacatgtacatcagcTCGAATCTTAGAGTACACTGACTTACAATACGACTTACAATACGACTTACAATACGACTTACAATACGACTTACAATACGACTTACAATACGACTTACAATACGACTTACAATACGACTTACAATACGACTTACAATACGACTTACAATACGACTTACAATACGACTTACAATACGACTTACAATACGACTTACAATACGACTTACAATACGACTTACAATACGACTTACAATACGACTTACAATACGACTTACAATACGACTTACAATACGACTTACAATACGACTTACAATACGACTTacaatataacttataataCAACTTACGATACGACTTACAATACGACTTacaatataacttataataCACTTACTCAGCAAACCTATGGTAAAAGTCAGAAAATTTATAATATACAAAAgcacatgtatattataaatctATGCTATAAATGGGTGTAGATAGTATACCTACTATATAGCAGAGGTAGGAAACCTATGACTCTCGAGCCATATGTGGATCTTTCAATGATTGCATCTGGCTCTTCGACAAATCAGTGGAAAAATAATTCGTAATTTGGCTGTTAATTTAATTatcataataatacaaataatgctAAAATTACAATGacagtaaacaaaataaaaaataacgtcaatttaataaaaacatatttttatttgtaaccTTTTGATATGGCGCGCACAGCAAAGGGTTTTTAGTGTTTTTGTACTCCGCTCTGCGCAGGCCGCACAGAGACCGCACGAGTAATTTTTAGATCAAAAAGTAAACCCTTCAAACCAAAATATGactaaaaaaattgttctttGAACATTTTTGTTCAAAATTAATCTAGTTTTTTTATAATCTAAAATTGCTCAAATATACTAAGTTTGTTGGTCTTCCTTttccattttatgttttaaaggTTCAAACTATACATATGGTTCTCCTGGAACtaaattttgaaacatgtgGGTTTTTGGCTCTCTCAGTCAAACAGGTTCCTGACCCCTgctatatagtatagtatacttatatagtatatttgtatatttatagtatacacggtatactataaatatataccatACGCATATACCAGCAGCTCACCTTTCCGATCTTTCCCAATGATGAGGATTTTTTCACCAAATTTTCCCTTAAGGTCGTCATCCTGCTGGAAGCTCTGTAC
Above is a window of Watersipora subatra chromosome 3, tzWatSuba1.1, whole genome shotgun sequence DNA encoding:
- the LOC137391067 gene encoding uncharacterized protein → MSAKDGYSESPSAMDFVRTWRENNAETFSQHSGISNSTLDVSTLKWKSWTSSANEDICKNGRAAQAEERARSKSTGQDPLYHLTKTEFRRLTEQLRDVNWNLSNRFKGIGFNRFKGQTGLDSGSACLYRSQLALSNKAFNDEQQMWRPYTETRSYEPVYTRCRPVSHQVQERERRPRVAVTSSRNRPKSTPISNTRTGNNVSWGDYDMLTADIVQSFQQDDDLKGKFGEKILIIGKDRKGERKVEFTTGGSADDKHGKSESSTSGVASLDSEDVAESLSESEPDDQRASQAADIAPELLDEGRQSLEDDDRSDDETIPEPNTPLNPRKINVPGMEWHMRPERLDSRAIVEGKRDRHRYDFDASYIRQPKYEFSNVFSPALMSLDLRALAEREASLEMKPKVDKIEAKIMMRCFELEKLQLATEKVEDSRFSKTKQYIRQRSASSALSKLRAQSAKSTRSSSKCAQECTQVICVGDCPEKSMPCSTCNKKSCNGICVPVSYSLHTRLPEESLTETKYRLPRPKSCSSCSKPSNPAKKINQQHTQMGRPKSSHSTYAHAKKSHRQVLDLRGSTQQLDVNQIPYDEKIHNRPQTSPSRLKSAKTRKGRDSVAPHKSYYSQRRMSLTANTVRPVFDNQVKRILSAKSH